A region of Sulfurimonas sp. DNA encodes the following proteins:
- a CDS encoding (2Fe-2S) ferredoxin domain-containing protein, protein MGIPQPAFYIFKCEQSAPPGMPKPSCVTPQTQDLFQYLAGKLMKEGIMGTVQPIRTSCLNRCSSGPVMLVEPGHVMYTALTKEKIDRIIQEHIMGGNIVDEYVIDKELWDEAITPADMKKQMGM, encoded by the coding sequence ATGGGAATTCCTCAACCAGCATTTTATATATTTAAATGTGAGCAATCAGCTCCTCCCGGCATGCCAAAACCTTCTTGTGTAACGCCACAAACACAAGACTTATTTCAATATTTAGCAGGTAAGCTTATGAAAGAAGGAATCATGGGTACTGTACAACCTATTCGTACTTCATGCTTAAATAGATGCTCTTCTGGTCCAGTTATGTTAGTTGAGCCTGGTCATGTAATGTATACAGCTCTTACAAAAGAAAAAATAGATAGAATAATCCAAGAGCATATTATGGGTGGAAATATCGTAGATGAGTATGTTATCGATAAAGAGTTGTGGGATGAAGCGATAACTCCTGCAGATATGAAAAAACAGATGGGAATGTAG
- the panD gene encoding aspartate 1-decarboxylase, whose product MLIDMLYSKIHRATVTDANLNYVGSITIDEELLEASKMRVGQKVEILNVNNGERFSTYIILGKRGKRDICLNGAAARKVHPGDKIIIVAYATYDEKELQTYKPKVVILDDNNNIDYIADSI is encoded by the coding sequence ATGTTAATTGATATGCTATATAGTAAAATTCATCGTGCAACAGTTACAGATGCTAACCTGAATTATGTTGGATCTATTACGATAGATGAGGAGCTTTTAGAAGCTTCTAAGATGAGAGTTGGACAAAAAGTTGAAATTTTAAATGTTAATAATGGCGAAAGATTTTCGACTTATATTATTTTAGGTAAGCGCGGTAAGAGAGACATTTGTCTTAATGGTGCAGCAGCAAGAAAAGTTCATCCTGGTGATAAAATAATTATAGTTGCTTATGCGACATATGATGAAAAAGAACTCCAAACTTATAAACCAAAAGTTGTTATCTTAGATGATAATAATAATATTGACTATATAGCGGATAGCATCTAA
- a CDS encoding YbaB/EbfC family nucleoid-associated protein has protein sequence MFSNMGDMSKIFEGMQENATKFQTELESKTFSVKSGGGMLEISMNGKGEVIDLNIDDSLLDDKDSLQILLIGALNDASKMVQQNQKSSAMGMLGGMGGMNPFAGK, from the coding sequence ATGTTTTCAAATATGGGCGATATGAGTAAGATATTTGAAGGTATGCAAGAAAATGCTACTAAATTTCAAACAGAACTTGAGTCCAAAACTTTTAGTGTTAAGAGTGGTGGTGGAATGCTTGAAATAAGTATGAATGGAAAAGGTGAGGTTATTGATTTGAATATTGATGATTCCTTACTTGATGATAAAGACTCGCTTCAAATACTTCTTATTGGAGCTTTGAATGATGCCAGCAAAATGGTTCAACAAAATCAAAAAAGTTCCGCAATGGGAATGCTTGGCGGTATGGGTGGAATGAACCCATTTGCAGGAAAATAA